A single window of Flagellimonas maritima DNA harbors:
- a CDS encoding DUF6443 domain-containing protein codes for MAKHTKKILSNLVLLFCFSFGYSQFGFPGGGGGGNTYVISGPSPVYNGSTRNYSLNHGNSITSATWGISNLYGSVVSSTSTSASISFTAAGSTSVSAFIQDNLANIHFVTKNVTIQAGLSPGTISGPQTICYLGNPANISNTSSASGGGGGYVYQWQDSPGGGTIWNNINGATSTSYNPPGGFTVSKWYRRKVTSGILVNYTSSVKITVKAPLNGGSINGTQTVCYAGNPNTLGNAASPYNGVGGYTYQWQYSNNGNGGWSNIGGATSSTYNPPNGLTSNRWYRRKVVSCGQTKYTNVIKVTVDPGQTYYADTDGDGYGDPGSSTIACSHPQGYVTNSADHDDSTVLITNIAPQLYYSDSDGDGIGDGNSTIFASFKILGYANTTGDPCPDIPGLGDGCDAQTVLPSNENYVHKKSFQDMEGTTAIEQVTYYDGLGRPMQHVEVGASGTGAINIAANAPAGWTMDWNIGSGSTGFFNQNGVTTENKRITAPGPFGKPQVIWSCGNDPSSSADGGWNTDYFAVDKTKAYRYTVWVNRFHSNDGKTYHGTQNVDNLGGGANGNPYFWSGDLPQLEEWYLLVGVVHPFDHGGGDIGVSGVYDMQGNRIVDGTEFKWRNDTTTSRFRSYLYYSTDVNVRQYFHAPTLEVMDGTEVPLRSILGNGRANDLITHIDYDEYGRKEKEWLPHVPDTGVRGSYRGGDMAMSTKEYYLSAYPMDFPSMSVNEVNAYSQSGFEASPLNRLLKQAAPGKDWKMGNGHEIEFGYLTNFANEVRLYRVDINFANGIYEPTLVANGHYNSGTLYKNVNYDENHDGTPSKLHTTEAFTDKLGRTVLKRTYVLVGGQEEAHDTHYVYDDYGNLTYVLPPKVDTANGVSATELTELCYQYKYDHRNRLVEKKVPGKGWEHIVYNRLDWPIMTQDANLRINDQWLFTKYDAHGRVAYTGLHTQPGATDRATMQGYADDTISYGQYETKQGSSGTIAGTTIYYSNDTFPQGIMELYKINYYDNYVFDRPGLSLPVSVLGTNTSLQVTGLATGSKVRILGTNDWTTTMLGYDDQGRSIWTKSINDYLGSTDVTETRLDFVGRPLQTRNIHARDGHDPITTDNDYEYDDMGRLMGREQEIGLQETLLVNNTYDELGQLVAKKVGGNLQTVDYRYNVRGWLKAINNTANLGNDLFAFDINYNTADHGGTPLYNGNIAETEWRTANTDNGLKWYRYGYDPLNRIINATANSPNYHLNSVGYDKNGNILSLQRQGHTNADATLFGNMDDLVYTYDSGNKLIKVLDNGNDSQGFNDGTDIATEYVYDQNGNMTIDLNKGIRGATTTDPGIVYNHLDLPESISVNGNGNNGTISYIYDATGRKLKKIVSTGNTTEYAGNYVYENGQLQFFGHPEGYVVPDGQGGYDYVYQYRDHLGNIRLSYQDINEDGSVDSSEILQERNYYPFGLEHKGYNNSINGVENNYMTYQGKELDESLGLDWHDFGARQYDASIGRWLTIDPLAEQTGYAYAAMNNNPVAMIDPTGMSAFWVPKLNEDGSTSYIAEEGDTVETFQSQYGLEDGQAEAIIGNQEIVAGETEISGEQVKQVTESDVLQLDLASDQAKGKKGEQRIFDQFVFAGDIAASKGEDRFFSGDFFSNLQTIKTGQGGGTISGTASMTTGGQTFDVLFDLVLTGSNGIGKSRPTLFTNTFTESALQRGTPLSNTKPTTLLQFRTFKDRNGFNRPSAPSEIGALGDFGPLLNRRLNRRQ; via the coding sequence ATGGCCAAACACACTAAAAAAATTCTTAGCAATCTAGTTCTATTATTCTGTTTCTCATTTGGTTATTCCCAATTTGGCTTTCCTGGCGGAGGAGGTGGTGGCAATACGTATGTCATATCTGGTCCTTCACCTGTCTATAATGGCAGTACGCGAAACTATTCATTGAACCACGGGAATTCCATTACGAGCGCTACTTGGGGGATTAGCAATCTATACGGGAGTGTGGTATCTTCTACGTCCACTTCCGCGAGTATCAGTTTTACTGCTGCGGGCTCTACGTCTGTAAGCGCTTTTATACAAGATAATTTGGCCAATATTCATTTTGTCACTAAGAATGTTACAATACAGGCAGGTTTATCGCCGGGCACTATATCTGGCCCACAGACCATTTGTTATTTGGGAAATCCTGCGAACATAAGCAACACATCCTCTGCATCGGGCGGTGGGGGCGGTTATGTTTACCAATGGCAAGATTCCCCTGGTGGCGGGACTATCTGGAACAATATCAATGGTGCCACTTCCACCAGTTATAATCCTCCCGGAGGATTTACCGTTTCAAAATGGTATCGTAGAAAAGTTACCTCTGGCATTCTTGTCAACTATACAAGTTCCGTGAAGATAACGGTCAAGGCACCATTGAACGGCGGAAGCATTAACGGTACCCAAACGGTATGTTATGCGGGCAATCCAAATACTTTGGGAAATGCGGCTTCCCCGTACAATGGTGTAGGGGGGTACACGTACCAATGGCAATATTCCAATAATGGAAATGGAGGATGGTCCAACATCGGTGGCGCTACGTCCAGTACATATAATCCACCAAATGGGCTTACATCCAACAGATGGTACCGTAGAAAAGTAGTTTCTTGCGGACAGACAAAATACACCAATGTCATAAAAGTGACCGTTGACCCTGGGCAGACCTACTACGCCGACACTGATGGTGACGGTTACGGAGACCCTGGCAGCAGTACCATTGCCTGTAGCCATCCCCAAGGATATGTGACCAACAGTGCCGACCATGACGATAGTACCGTACTGATTACCAACATTGCCCCCCAGCTATACTATAGCGATAGCGACGGTGACGGTATTGGTGATGGCAACAGTACCATTTTTGCCAGTTTTAAGATTTTGGGGTATGCCAATACGACGGGCGACCCCTGTCCAGATATTCCTGGATTGGGCGACGGATGTGATGCACAAACGGTATTGCCCAGTAACGAGAACTATGTCCACAAAAAATCTTTCCAAGACATGGAGGGTACAACGGCGATAGAGCAGGTAACCTATTATGATGGACTGGGCAGGCCCATGCAACATGTGGAAGTAGGGGCATCGGGCACGGGCGCCATAAACATTGCTGCGAACGCCCCTGCGGGATGGACAATGGATTGGAACATCGGTAGCGGCAGCACCGGTTTCTTCAATCAAAATGGCGTTACTACCGAGAACAAACGTATTACCGCACCGGGGCCGTTCGGGAAACCCCAGGTCATTTGGTCATGCGGCAACGACCCGAGTAGCAGTGCCGACGGTGGTTGGAACACGGATTACTTTGCGGTGGACAAAACCAAGGCCTACCGGTACACGGTCTGGGTAAACCGTTTTCATTCGAACGACGGAAAAACCTACCATGGCACCCAGAACGTCGACAACCTTGGGGGAGGAGCCAATGGTAACCCTTACTTTTGGAGCGGTGACCTGCCACAATTGGAAGAGTGGTACCTATTGGTGGGCGTGGTGCACCCTTTTGATCATGGAGGTGGGGATATTGGTGTAAGCGGGGTCTATGACATGCAGGGGAATCGCATCGTAGATGGCACAGAATTCAAATGGCGCAATGATACGACCACCTCGCGTTTTAGGAGCTACCTGTACTACAGTACCGATGTGAACGTACGGCAGTACTTCCATGCACCAACATTAGAGGTGATGGATGGTACCGAAGTGCCGCTACGCTCTATATTGGGCAATGGAAGGGCAAACGACCTAATAACGCACATAGACTATGACGAATACGGCCGCAAGGAGAAGGAATGGTTGCCCCATGTCCCGGACACGGGCGTAAGGGGAAGTTATAGGGGAGGGGATATGGCCATGTCCACCAAAGAATATTATCTTTCGGCCTACCCTATGGATTTTCCCTCAATGTCTGTCAACGAGGTCAACGCCTACTCTCAGAGCGGGTTCGAGGCCTCTCCTCTCAACCGTTTACTGAAACAGGCGGCCCCGGGCAAGGATTGGAAAATGGGCAACGGACATGAGATTGAATTTGGATATCTAACAAATTTTGCGAACGAAGTGCGTCTTTATAGAGTGGATATAAACTTTGCCAACGGTATTTATGAACCTACTTTGGTGGCCAACGGTCACTATAACTCAGGGACGCTTTACAAAAACGTGAACTATGATGAGAACCATGACGGAACACCCTCCAAGCTGCACACCACGGAAGCGTTTACCGACAAGCTTGGCAGGACTGTGCTCAAGCGCACCTACGTCCTTGTCGGCGGACAGGAAGAGGCCCATGACACCCATTATGTGTATGATGATTATGGCAACCTCACCTATGTGCTGCCCCCAAAGGTGGACACCGCCAATGGGGTCAGCGCCACGGAGCTGACCGAGCTCTGTTACCAATACAAATATGACCATAGGAACCGTCTGGTGGAAAAGAAGGTACCGGGCAAGGGCTGGGAACATATCGTCTACAACAGACTGGATTGGCCCATTATGACCCAGGACGCAAACCTCAGGATCAACGACCAATGGCTTTTTACTAAGTACGATGCCCATGGGCGGGTAGCGTACACGGGGTTACATACCCAACCCGGGGCTACGGACCGTGCTACCATGCAAGGGTATGCCGACGATACCATTTCTTACGGCCAGTACGAAACAAAACAGGGAAGCTCCGGAACTATTGCGGGGACAACGATATATTATTCCAATGATACGTTCCCGCAGGGCATTATGGAGCTTTACAAGATCAATTATTATGATAACTATGTGTTCGACAGGCCAGGGCTCAGCCTTCCCGTATCTGTGCTGGGAACAAACACCTCGTTACAGGTTACGGGACTGGCCACGGGTAGCAAGGTTCGCATATTGGGGACCAACGATTGGACCACAACGATGCTCGGCTATGATGACCAGGGAAGGAGCATCTGGACCAAGAGTATCAACGATTATCTGGGCAGTACGGATGTTACGGAGACCAGGCTCGATTTTGTGGGCAGGCCGTTGCAGACTAGGAACATCCATGCAAGGGACGGTCACGACCCGATAACGACCGATAACGATTATGAATACGATGATATGGGCAGGCTCATGGGACGGGAACAGGAAATTGGACTACAGGAGACGCTGCTGGTCAATAATACCTATGACGAACTGGGGCAACTGGTAGCAAAAAAAGTGGGCGGCAACCTGCAGACGGTGGACTATCGGTACAATGTGCGCGGCTGGCTAAAGGCCATCAATAATACCGCAAACCTGGGCAACGACCTTTTTGCCTTCGATATCAATTACAATACGGCGGACCATGGGGGCACACCGCTCTATAATGGCAATATTGCGGAAACGGAATGGCGTACGGCAAACACGGACAACGGGTTAAAATGGTACCGCTACGGCTACGATCCGCTGAACAGGATCATAAATGCCACTGCAAACAGTCCCAACTATCATCTGAACAGCGTTGGTTATGATAAAAATGGAAATATTCTATCTTTGCAAAGGCAGGGGCATACCAATGCAGATGCCACGCTCTTTGGCAATATGGACGATCTGGTGTACACGTATGACAGCGGCAACAAGCTTATAAAGGTACTGGACAACGGGAACGATAGCCAAGGCTTTAATGACGGGACCGATATCGCCACCGAATACGTTTATGACCAAAATGGGAATATGACCATTGATCTCAACAAGGGCATTAGGGGGGCAACTACCACGGACCCGGGTATTGTGTACAACCATTTAGACTTGCCCGAGAGTATTTCGGTGAACGGCAACGGTAACAACGGCACCATTTCGTATATTTACGATGCCACGGGCAGAAAACTAAAAAAGATTGTGAGTACGGGCAACACTACAGAGTATGCGGGCAACTACGTCTACGAGAACGGACAGCTGCAGTTCTTTGGACACCCAGAGGGCTATGTGGTCCCGGATGGACAGGGAGGCTATGACTATGTGTACCAATACAGGGACCATCTAGGGAACATCAGATTGAGCTATCAGGACATCAACGAAGATGGCTCGGTCGACAGCTCCGAGATACTCCAAGAAAGAAACTACTATCCCTTCGGACTTGAACATAAAGGGTACAATAATTCCATAAACGGTGTGGAGAACAACTACATGACCTACCAAGGGAAAGAGCTTGACGAGAGTCTTGGTCTTGATTGGCATGACTTCGGGGCAAGGCAATATGATGCTTCGATTGGCAGATGGTTGACCATCGACCCATTGGCAGAGCAGACAGGTTATGCTTATGCAGCTATGAACAACAACCCTGTAGCTATGATTGATCCTACAGGAATGAGTGCGTTCTGGGTTCCAAAATTAAATGAGGATGGTTCTACTTCATATATTGCAGAAGAAGGGGATACCGTGGAAACCTTCCAATCTCAATATGGGCTTGAAGATGGGCAAGCAGAAGCCATAATTGGAAATCAAGAAATTGTAGCGGGAGAAACAGAAATATCTGGAGAGCAAGTTAAACAAGTGACAGAAAGTGACGTACTGCAACTAGATCTGGCATCAGACCAAGCAAAAGGAAAAAAAGGAGAGCAGAGAATCTTTGATCAATTTGTTTTTGCGGGGGATATTGCTGCTTCAAAAGGTGAAGACAGGTTTTTTTCGGGAGACTTTTTCTCAAATCTTCAAACAATTAAAACAGGACAAGGTGGTGGCACCATAAGCGGAACGGCTTCCATGACTACTGGAGGTCAGACTTTCGATGTTTTGTTTGATTTAGTTCTGACTGGTTCAAATGGAATAGGAAAAAGTAGGCCAACATTGTTCACAAATACGTTCACTGAGAGTGCATTACAAAGAGGCACACCTTTAAGTAATACAAAGCCCACGACTCTTTTACAATTTAGAACGTTTAAAGATAGAAATGGTTTTAATCGCCCTAGTGCACCCAGTGAAATAGGTGCCCTAGGTGATTTTGGACCTTTACTTAATAGAAGACTTAATAGAAGGCAATAA
- a CDS encoding helix-turn-helix domain-containing protein, whose amino-acid sequence MSFGDNLKKIRADKDISQDELAKKVGTSAPIIGRYERNEIKPSIDTAKAIADELGVTVDFLLGGDDTIMDKELLQKVRDIESFTEGERTKIYELIDMAISYHKTKKAYSKA is encoded by the coding sequence ATGTCATTTGGAGATAACTTAAAGAAAATACGGGCGGACAAGGATATTTCGCAGGACGAGCTTGCAAAGAAGGTGGGTACTTCCGCACCCATCATCGGGCGGTACGAGCGCAACGAGATCAAACCGTCAATTGACACCGCTAAGGCCATTGCGGACGAACTTGGCGTTACCGTGGATTTTCTATTAGGGGGCGATGATACCATCATGGACAAGGAACTGTTGCAAAAGGTCAGGGACATCGAGAGCTTTACCGAAGGGGAGCGCACCAAGATCTATGAGCTTATCGATATGGCCATAAGCTACCACAAGACCAAAAAAGCCTATTCAAAGGCATAA
- a CDS encoding RHS repeat protein: MKRTVVIAIMALVFIYGQTQEMPNLVPPAPEATALAKYVDIPVSFYNGTPNISIPIHTIDLEGISIPIYLSYHAKGIQVEEIASRVGLGWTMNFGGAITRQIRGTADEYVPNGIKGYLRDDFYETFFTSESTRLRIYNSVLLGKQDLYPDSFMFNFLGYSGKFIFDQRTKMPVIQHFTDLKIIPVWANGTVGEIAGWIVVTPDGFKLHFGLSKDGVLAARDKENIIENAVFSNGMLSNSPDSGSFGAYTSWYFMDITAPHGKTIKFKYIDEEPIYCRRNFDKIDFGSNVVSSFFAKVKPVQHQISEILFDQGKIKFIKANTEREDLDGAYALDKIQITDFQDTLVNSYQFNYSYTTGPATNVLSVLSTCDQKASKRLFLNSIDTYDKLGSTSLQPYQFFYDSILLPHRFSNSQDTWGYYNGKDNGDYLTFFDYGTTTINREVDTVKSQAGMLNKIQLPTGGSINYEYEQNRAIPPEYFKNLFFPDTNPTVSKSAGLAKNPLFFNGTVYESEPFVIGDIVGMARVITSLGLPNNCGTDQLMTTCPYSAQLIGPQSNITLINDSVDMQLVPGSYTIRVTPNTNISHDHNDIFNNPFGVLVVWNEDVGNQGDTELLFTSGNRIKKITLKDARGGTIEKEYEYRDQEGISSGRVFSLPSYYYIEDPLAGGVIIRRKYGARPGSPITYEQGNHEGYEYVTEHIIGENGKQGKTEHRFTVYADSGDFYEFPYHLATDNEWMRGKSLETKYYRKDMEGYTLIKEIKNTYRYGDLLGVPFHLMTPPLSPAASYGEIYEATRTKHVISLMIPFDQDGTLADPDEHNEFKTYYLTAGTLNLYSTEEKTYDGTAVLSKKTTYGHDYGNHYQVSESKSAVNNGKIVSTKMYYPSNKNSLSGLSPSAYTTLGLLEAMRPGELVQVETITESGAGTQLSTTTTRTNFRDWGNDLIAPENIQIAKNGSVLENRILYLDYDDRGNPLEITRADGISVSYIWGYNKTFPVAKIENATRTQIEALNGFGLNFNSGTRGLTLLQESTLRNNLSVAMITTYDYKPMVGLVNITDPKGYTTEYAYDTFNRLEHIKDNAGSIVEQYRYRYKN, translated from the coding sequence ATGAAAAGAACAGTAGTTATTGCAATTATGGCCTTAGTATTCATATACGGCCAAACACAAGAAATGCCCAACCTTGTTCCACCAGCCCCGGAAGCTACAGCTTTGGCAAAGTATGTAGACATACCAGTTTCATTTTATAATGGCACACCCAATATAAGTATCCCAATCCATACCATTGATTTGGAGGGAATTTCCATACCAATCTATTTGAGTTACCACGCCAAAGGAATTCAAGTAGAGGAAATAGCTTCAAGGGTCGGCTTGGGGTGGACCATGAACTTTGGTGGCGCTATTACAAGGCAAATTAGGGGTACTGCGGATGAGTATGTACCAAATGGGATAAAAGGATACTTAAGGGATGACTTTTATGAGACTTTTTTTACTTCGGAAAGTACTAGATTAAGAATCTACAATAGTGTTTTGTTAGGGAAGCAAGATCTTTATCCGGACAGCTTTATGTTTAATTTTTTAGGGTATTCGGGCAAATTCATTTTTGATCAGCGTACAAAAATGCCAGTGATTCAACATTTTACCGACCTTAAAATAATACCAGTTTGGGCAAATGGGACAGTAGGTGAAATAGCAGGTTGGATAGTAGTTACTCCAGATGGTTTCAAGCTCCATTTCGGGCTGTCCAAAGATGGTGTATTAGCCGCTAGGGATAAGGAAAATATAATTGAAAATGCTGTTTTTTCGAACGGTATGCTATCCAATTCTCCCGATAGTGGGTCTTTTGGTGCATATACGTCATGGTATTTTATGGATATTACAGCACCCCACGGCAAGACCATAAAGTTCAAATACATTGATGAGGAACCCATTTACTGTAGAAGGAATTTCGATAAAATAGATTTTGGGTCAAACGTTGTTAGTTCGTTTTTCGCGAAAGTGAAGCCTGTTCAACATCAGATATCTGAAATCTTATTTGATCAAGGTAAGATAAAATTTATAAAGGCAAATACTGAAAGAGAAGATCTTGATGGTGCATACGCTTTGGATAAAATTCAAATTACCGATTTCCAAGATACACTCGTTAATAGCTACCAATTCAATTATTCATATACTACGGGACCTGCTACCAATGTATTGAGTGTGTTAAGCACTTGTGATCAAAAGGCCAGCAAAAGGCTTTTCCTTAACTCGATAGACACCTATGATAAATTGGGGTCCACTTCGTTGCAACCATACCAATTTTTCTACGATAGCATACTATTGCCCCATAGGTTTTCCAACTCCCAGGATACTTGGGGGTATTACAATGGAAAGGATAATGGTGATTATCTCACCTTTTTTGATTATGGTACTACAACAATAAATAGAGAGGTGGACACTGTGAAATCACAGGCCGGTATGTTGAATAAAATACAATTGCCTACTGGAGGGTCTATAAACTATGAATATGAACAAAATAGAGCCATACCCCCTGAATATTTTAAGAACCTTTTCTTTCCAGATACAAATCCTACAGTGAGCAAAAGCGCTGGGCTTGCCAAAAACCCATTATTTTTTAATGGAACAGTCTATGAGTCAGAACCTTTTGTAATTGGTGATATTGTTGGTATGGCGCGGGTTATAACTTCCCTAGGGCTACCAAATAATTGTGGTACTGACCAGTTAATGACTACCTGTCCGTATAGTGCACAATTGATTGGTCCTCAAAGTAATATAACGTTAATCAATGATAGTGTTGATATGCAGCTTGTACCTGGCAGTTACACAATAAGGGTTACCCCTAATACGAATATATCGCACGATCACAATGATATTTTCAACAATCCTTTTGGTGTATTAGTAGTATGGAATGAAGACGTAGGAAATCAAGGAGATACTGAACTGCTTTTTACCTCTGGCAATAGAATTAAAAAAATCACTTTAAAAGACGCTAGAGGAGGTACAATCGAAAAAGAATACGAGTATAGAGACCAAGAGGGTATAAGTAGTGGGAGGGTATTTTCATTACCCAGCTATTATTACATAGAAGACCCTCTTGCAGGAGGTGTTATTATAAGAAGAAAATATGGTGCACGTCCTGGTAGCCCTATTACTTACGAACAAGGCAATCATGAAGGGTATGAATATGTTACCGAACATATCATCGGAGAAAACGGTAAGCAGGGAAAAACCGAACATCGTTTTACGGTATATGCAGATTCTGGGGATTTCTATGAATTCCCGTACCACCTTGCAACGGATAATGAATGGATGAGGGGAAAATCTCTGGAAACAAAATATTACAGAAAAGACATGGAAGGATATACGCTTATAAAAGAAATAAAGAATACATATAGATATGGGGATTTACTGGGCGTTCCTTTTCATTTGATGACACCGCCTTTGTCACCTGCAGCCTCTTACGGTGAAATTTATGAAGCCACAAGGACCAAACATGTTATTTCGCTAATGATTCCTTTTGACCAAGATGGAACTTTGGCAGACCCCGATGAACACAACGAATTTAAAACATATTATTTGACAGCGGGAACTTTGAATTTGTATTCTACCGAGGAGAAAACATACGATGGTACCGCGGTTCTTTCCAAAAAAACAACATATGGTCATGATTATGGGAACCACTATCAAGTGAGCGAATCCAAGAGTGCCGTAAACAATGGCAAGATAGTGTCAACAAAAATGTACTATCCTTCCAACAAAAACTCTCTTTCCGGTTTGTCGCCTTCGGCGTATACTACATTAGGACTATTGGAAGCGATGAGACCTGGCGAACTGGTCCAAGTAGAAACGATCACCGAAAGTGGTGCAGGTACTCAATTGTCCACAACTACTACGCGAACGAATTTCAGGGATTGGGGGAACGACCTTATTGCACCAGAAAATATACAGATCGCAAAGAATGGAAGTGTTTTGGAAAACAGAATCTTGTACCTTGACTATGATGACCGCGGTAATCCGCTTGAAATTACTAGAGCCGATGGTATTTCTGTTTCCTACATCTGGGGATATAATAAGACCTTCCCTGTAGCAAAAATAGAAAATGCCACTAGGACCCAAATCGAAGCGTTGAATGGATTTGGTCTAAATTTTAATTCGGGTACTAGAGGACTTACACTGCTTCAGGAAAGTACACTTCGTAATAACCTCTCAGTTGCGATGATTACCACGTACGACTATAAACCGATGGTAGGTCTTGTTAATATAACAGACCCAAAAGGTTATACCACTGAGTACGCCTACGACACTTTCAACAGACTGGAGCATATTAAGGATAATGCTGGGAGCATAGTTGAACAGTACAGATATCGTTATAAAAACTAA